From a single Candidatus Methylomirabilota bacterium genomic region:
- a CDS encoding ABC transporter ATP-binding protein: protein MISVRGLGMRLESGGRPVDVLTEVSLEVPARQFVAVAGPSGSGKSTLLGLIAGLDRPTTGRIVVNGVELTGLGEDALARFRRDTIGYVFQSFHLIPTLTALENVAVPLELAADPDALERAQALLREVGLEDRAHHYPVQLSGGEQQRVAVARAVARRPTLLLADEPTGNLDSATGKQIIDLLVALNRNLGSTLVLVTHDPALAALAGRVITLRDGRIVSDEMTNGGPA, encoded by the coding sequence ATGATCAGCGTCCGCGGCCTTGGCATGCGTCTCGAGAGCGGCGGCCGCCCGGTGGACGTGCTCACCGAGGTCTCCCTGGAGGTGCCGGCCCGTCAATTCGTCGCCGTGGCGGGACCCTCCGGCAGCGGCAAGTCCACGCTGCTCGGCCTGATCGCGGGCCTCGACCGTCCCACGACCGGGCGGATCGTGGTGAACGGGGTCGAGCTGACGGGCCTCGGCGAGGACGCCCTCGCGCGCTTCCGCCGCGACACCATCGGCTACGTCTTCCAATCCTTCCACCTGATCCCAACACTGACGGCGCTCGAGAACGTCGCGGTGCCGCTCGAGTTGGCGGCAGATCCTGACGCGCTCGAGCGGGCGCAAGCGCTCTTGAGAGAGGTGGGCCTCGAAGACCGCGCGCACCACTACCCCGTGCAACTCTCGGGAGGCGAGCAGCAGCGCGTGGCCGTGGCGCGCGCCGTCGCGCGGCGCCCGACGCTCCTCCTCGCCGACGAGCCGACGGGCAACCTCGACTCGGCCACGGGCAAGCAGATCATCGATCTCCTGGTCGCGCTGAATCGCAACCTCGGCAGCACGCTGGTCCTGGTGACCCACGATCCGGCGCTGGCCGCGCTCGCCGGCCGCGTGATCACGCTCCGCGACGGGCGCATCGTGAGCGACGAAATGACCAATGGCGGCCCGGCCTAA